The DNA sequence CGTCGCCGTGGCCACATGGATGAGCCAGGAGTTGGCGCCCGATGACGGCCCTGCGGTTTGGCGCGGTGCCACCTATCGGCGTTTACGCCAGTTGCGATATGGCGAAAACCCGCATCAAGCGGCCGCCGTCTACGCCGAGGTGTCACCGGGCTTTGCCCTGTCGCAGGTTTCTGGCGGGCAAGGCCCGCCAGAAACCAAGCCGGGTCTCAAGCCAACTCGCGCGCCGGCGGACGGGCCGCTTGATGCTTCGTCCGGTACTGGGCTGGCCGGAGCGGTTCAGCTAGGCGGCAAGGCAATGAGCTACAACAACTACCAGGACGCCGAGGCCGCCTGGCGGGCTGCGCTTGATTTCGACGCCCCAGCCGTGGCAGTGGTCAAACACGCCAACCCCTGCGGCATTGCCGAAGGGGCCTGTATTGCCGAAGCCCACGCCAAGGCCCACGCCTGCGACTCAAAGAGTGCCTATGGCGGTGTTATCGCGGCCAACCGGCCGGTCAGCTTGGCCATGGCCGAGCAGGTGGCCCCGGTTTTCACCGAGGTGATCGTGGCACCGGACTTTGAAGCCGGCGCCCTGGAGAAGCTCCAAACCAAGAAGAACCTGCGGATCTTGAAACTGGCGCCGACCCAACCGCCTACTTGGGAAACCAGAGCCGTCAGTGGCGGTTTGCTGGTCCAGGCCCGGGACGTTTTCCAAGCCCCGGGCGACGATCCGGCCAACTGGCGTCTGGTCGCGGGCCAGGCTGCCAGCGATCAGACCTTGGCTGATTTGGTTTTCGCCTGGAAAGCCTGCCGGGCGGTGAAGTCCAACGCCATCTTGCTGGCAGCAGATGGCGCCTCGGTTGGGATTGGCATGGGCCAGGTCAACCGGGTCGATTCGGTCGAATTGGCCGTCAGGCGGGC is a window from the Micrococcales bacterium genome containing:
- a CDS encoding bifunctional phosphoribosylaminoimidazolecarboxamide formyltransferase/inosine monophosphate cyclohydrolase, whose product is MSTDSRRPIRRALVSVYDKTGLEDLAKALHGCGVEIVSTGSTAAVIAGAGLPVVEVSQLTGFPECLDGRVKTLHPKVHAGILADLRQADHASQLEELGVQPFDLVVVNLYPFTATVAAGAATDECVEQIDIGGPSMVRAAAKNHPSVAVVTSPERYDQVIRAAKEGGFNLSERQELARDAFIHTADYDVAVATWMSQELAPDDGPAVWRGATYRRLRQLRYGENPHQAAAVYAEVSPGFALSQVSGGQGPPETKPGLKPTRAPADGPLDASSGTGLAGAVQLGGKAMSYNNYQDAEAAWRAALDFDAPAVAVVKHANPCGIAEGACIAEAHAKAHACDSKSAYGGVIAANRPVSLAMAEQVAPVFTEVIVAPDFEAGALEKLQTKKNLRILKLAPTQPPTWETRAVSGGLLVQARDVFQAPGDDPANWRLVAGQAASDQTLADLVFAWKACRAVKSNAILLAADGASVGIGMGQVNRVDSVELAVRRAGAERARGAVAASDAFFPFADGLELLVEAGVTAVVEPGGSIRDAEVIEAAQAAGLSLYFTGSRHFFH